In Apium graveolens cultivar Ventura chromosome 10, ASM990537v1, whole genome shotgun sequence, the following are encoded in one genomic region:
- the LOC141689614 gene encoding uncharacterized protein LOC141689614, protein MSGMDILGPFIVASGHRKFIVVAIGYFKEWIEAKALAKITTKEFTQFFWENVICQFGIPCILVTDNGRQFDNAYFREYCDDNGIELRFALVAHPQANGVTTEATPFMMAYGVEAVVPLEIT, encoded by the exons ATGTcaggaatggatatacttggaccaTTTATTGTAGCATCGGGACATAGGAAGTTCATTGTGGTAGCCATAGGCTACTTCAAAGAATGGATCGAAGCTAAGgcactagccaagataaccaccaaggAATTTACGCAATTCTTCTGGGAGAATGTGATATGCCAATTTGGGATCCCATGCATCCTTGTCACGGATAATGGACGACAATTTGATAATGCATATTTCAGAGAGTATTGCGATGATAATGGCATAGAGCTTCGCTTCGCCTTGGTTGCACACCCACAAGCGAACGG ggtgactactgaagctaccCCATTTATGATGGCTTACGGAGTTGAGGCCGTGGTGCCCCTCGAGATCACCTAG
- the LOC141690323 gene encoding putative protein phosphatase 2C 20 isoform X1, which translates to MMFVRLFCCGNSFDKRVSRCSARWVVGLCCQENSTTHLDLLFSSGQLFCSGKTPYMYHVQCFTLDGVGPSILTYNPDLGRGGSTAVTAILINGQVLWVANVGDSRALLSGRGQEIQMSVDHEPNTERGSFENKVGFVSNMPAGYNSTRWVPEICQRSVLKV; encoded by the exons ATGATGTTTGTGAGGCTATTCTGTTGTGGGAACAG TTTTGACAAGAGAGTATCTAGATGCTCGGCCAGATGGGTGGTTGGACTATGCTGCCAAGAGAATAGCACAACT CACCTTGACTTGTTATTTTCTTCTGGGCAACTATTTTGTTCCGGAAAAACGCCATATATGTACCATGTCCAATGTTTTACTTTAGATGGAGTGGGTCCTTCTATTCTCACCTACAATCCAGACTTAGGAAGAGGTGGGTCAACTGCGGTGACTGCAATTCTTATAAATGGTCAAGTGCTTTGGGTAGCCAATGTTGGAGATTCACGAGCACTTCTTTCCGGGAGAGGGCAAGAGATACAGATGAGTGTCGATCATGAGCCTAATACAGAGCGGGGAAGCTTTGAAAACAAAGTTGGCTTTGTCTCAAACATGCCAG CAGGTTATAATTCCACCAGATGGGTACCTGAAATCTGTCAGAGATCTGTGCTCAAAGTATAA
- the LOC141690323 gene encoding uncharacterized protein LOC141690323 isoform X2, translated as MMFVRLFCCGNSFDKRVSRCSARWVVGLCCQENSTTHLDLLFSSGQLFCSGKTPYMYHVQCFTLDGVGPSILTYNPDLGRGGSTAVTAILINGQVLWVANVGDSRALLSGRGQEIQMSVDHEPNTERGSFENKVGFVSNMPGYNSTRWVPEICQRSVLKV; from the exons ATGATGTTTGTGAGGCTATTCTGTTGTGGGAACAG TTTTGACAAGAGAGTATCTAGATGCTCGGCCAGATGGGTGGTTGGACTATGCTGCCAAGAGAATAGCACAACT CACCTTGACTTGTTATTTTCTTCTGGGCAACTATTTTGTTCCGGAAAAACGCCATATATGTACCATGTCCAATGTTTTACTTTAGATGGAGTGGGTCCTTCTATTCTCACCTACAATCCAGACTTAGGAAGAGGTGGGTCAACTGCGGTGACTGCAATTCTTATAAATGGTCAAGTGCTTTGGGTAGCCAATGTTGGAGATTCACGAGCACTTCTTTCCGGGAGAGGGCAAGAGATACAGATGAGTGTCGATCATGAGCCTAATACAGAGCGGGGAAGCTTTGAAAACAAAGTTGGCTTTGTCTCAAACATGCCAG GTTATAATTCCACCAGATGGGTACCTGAAATCTGTCAGAGATCTGTGCTCAAAGTATAA